One genomic segment of Kordiimonas sp. SCSIO 12603 includes these proteins:
- a CDS encoding MmgE/PrpD family protein has product MTLDPQNPLHAFALWTSTADRKWSDLALDRARDAITDTVAVMIPGATEPVTKTVQKLAQKWGKGSISTVGFKDGLSAPMAALVNGTAAHALDFDDNFDPAKAHASAVLVPALLAVADEIDANGQDLLDAYIVGLQIIGLVGQGVNPYHRSRGWHATATVGAVGSAAGCARLMGLDPEKTAHTISLATSMAGGFMSQFGTMTKPLHAGLAAAGAVQAAQFAEAGITAGSETLHGEKGMGTLMVGPDVEELRAFMADKDEHGQKVKFRTESIGEPLHIEKYGLKLKRFPNCGSVHRSLDGLLELRSKHGFKETDVENIFVRAPAAHLRNLMYERPTNSMEAKFSLEYGLAVGLLTGNAGLADYLDEVVERPEVTALLPLVKKEYVEKLESDFPTEVHVTLKSGEKVSTKVDMPVGSSANPLSNAQLWEKFQACVNGLLSEQQFGAIRHELEATRDSMKVRSLTGLLTG; this is encoded by the coding sequence ATGACACTTGATCCCCAAAACCCTTTGCATGCTTTTGCTCTGTGGACATCTACAGCAGATAGAAAATGGTCAGATCTGGCGCTGGACCGTGCCCGTGATGCAATTACAGATACCGTCGCTGTGATGATCCCTGGTGCAACAGAGCCTGTAACCAAGACCGTACAAAAGTTAGCACAGAAATGGGGTAAAGGATCAATTAGCACCGTTGGCTTCAAAGATGGCCTTTCTGCGCCCATGGCAGCTCTTGTAAACGGTACTGCCGCCCATGCACTAGATTTTGATGATAATTTTGACCCGGCAAAAGCACATGCTTCCGCTGTCCTTGTACCTGCCCTCCTTGCTGTAGCGGATGAAATTGATGCAAATGGGCAAGACTTGCTTGATGCATACATCGTTGGCCTTCAGATCATTGGTTTGGTTGGTCAGGGTGTAAATCCATACCACCGCAGTAGAGGATGGCACGCTACAGCTACAGTTGGCGCGGTCGGCTCAGCAGCAGGATGCGCGCGTCTTATGGGCCTTGATCCAGAAAAAACTGCACACACTATCTCACTCGCCACAAGCATGGCGGGCGGGTTTATGAGCCAGTTTGGCACCATGACAAAGCCGCTCCATGCAGGCCTTGCAGCTGCAGGAGCCGTTCAGGCAGCGCAATTTGCAGAAGCTGGCATCACTGCAGGCAGTGAAACACTGCACGGTGAAAAAGGTATGGGTACACTGATGGTAGGCCCAGACGTAGAAGAACTGCGTGCATTTATGGCAGATAAAGATGAACACGGCCAAAAAGTGAAATTCCGTACTGAAAGCATTGGCGAGCCACTCCACATTGAAAAATATGGCTTGAAGCTCAAACGCTTCCCTAACTGCGGCAGTGTACACCGCTCTCTCGACGGTCTACTGGAATTGCGCAGTAAACACGGCTTCAAAGAAACAGATGTTGAAAATATTTTCGTTCGTGCGCCAGCGGCCCATCTCCGCAATCTTATGTACGAACGCCCGACAAACAGTATGGAAGCGAAATTCAGCCTAGAATACGGCTTAGCTGTTGGTCTACTAACTGGAAATGCAGGCCTCGCAGATTATTTAGATGAAGTAGTAGAACGCCCCGAAGTAACGGCCCTTCTGCCACTCGTGAAAAAAGAATATGTGGAAAAACTGGAATCAGATTTTCCAACAGAAGTACATGTCACTCTGAAATCCGGTGAAAAAGTTTCAACAAAGGTTGACATGCCAGTCGGTTCCAGCGCAAACCCTCTCTCAAATGCACAGCTCTGGGAAAAATTTCAGGCTTGCGTGAATGGCCTCTTATCAGAGCAACAATTTGGCGCTATAAGACACGAGCTTGAAGCAACGCGTGATAGTATGAAAGTGCGTTCGCTAACTGGTTTGTTAACTGGGTAA
- a CDS encoding succinylglutamate desuccinylase/aspartoacylase family protein codes for MKSLFKITVILICCFSSLGTAATSQPGMGVDLTGDIVGGVPIITKLAVKQLPTGRHRFYFLAGRQNAGAAIHVPVEVIKGKKTGKTLLLTAGVHGDELNGIRALHKLMEDIDPDILAGTVISVPGINQTGLVGNSRHFITSAANGAKDDLNRRFPGKLTGGGTAARYVGNIWHNLLKNNADMVVDLHTQTTGTEYPLFVFADMRNAKVKQMAQALMPDIIKNDEGQNGTLETTFMKLGVPAVTYELGAPKVFQPDMIRRAVLGLKNLMVAEGFLSGSVIKPVAPSFVGGNYTNVYAEDGGIVVVQVDLLENVEKGQLIAIGYDAFGSETKRYTAPHAGKVLARATDPFRETGTMLVRIIR; via the coding sequence ATGAAAAGCCTGTTTAAGATCACTGTCATATTGATATGTTGTTTTAGTTCCCTGGGAACCGCAGCAACCAGCCAGCCTGGGATGGGGGTTGATCTTACTGGCGATATTGTTGGTGGTGTGCCTATTATTACTAAATTGGCAGTGAAACAGTTACCAACTGGTAGGCACAGATTTTATTTTCTCGCAGGTAGGCAGAATGCAGGCGCTGCTATTCATGTTCCTGTGGAGGTAATAAAAGGTAAAAAAACAGGTAAGACCCTTCTTCTCACTGCAGGCGTTCATGGTGATGAATTAAACGGCATTCGTGCTCTTCATAAGCTGATGGAAGATATTGATCCGGATATTCTTGCAGGTACGGTAATAAGTGTGCCGGGTATCAACCAAACTGGTCTTGTTGGGAATAGCAGGCATTTTATTACATCTGCTGCAAATGGTGCGAAGGATGATTTGAACCGACGTTTCCCTGGCAAACTTACAGGTGGCGGTACTGCAGCTCGCTATGTTGGAAACATCTGGCATAATCTATTGAAGAACAATGCGGATATGGTGGTTGATCTTCATACCCAGACAACAGGTACTGAATATCCGCTCTTCGTTTTTGCGGATATGCGAAATGCCAAGGTTAAACAGATGGCACAAGCTTTGATGCCGGATATTATCAAGAATGATGAAGGGCAGAATGGTACTCTTGAAACAACTTTCATGAAGTTGGGTGTGCCAGCCGTAACTTATGAACTTGGTGCACCAAAAGTTTTTCAGCCAGATATGATCAGACGAGCTGTTTTAGGCCTTAAGAACTTGATGGTTGCGGAAGGTTTTTTGTCGGGATCGGTTATCAAGCCAGTAGCTCCTTCATTTGTTGGGGGCAATTATACAAATGTGTATGCCGAAGATGGTGGTATTGTGGTCGTGCAAGTGGATTTGCTCGAGAATGTAGAAAAGGGGCAACTGATTGCTATTGGATATGATGCATTTGGTAGCGAAACCAAGCGTTATACAGCGCCACATGCAGGAAAAGTACTGGCCCGAGCAACTGATCCGTTCCGCGAAACGGGAACGATGCTCGTGCGCATTATTCGGTAA
- a CDS encoding lysoplasmalogenase: MYNKKLSPLRESISQFFILASFVVALVYGGQWYPQEDWWPVITKGATVSLISLFVIVRMQTVNHFLLFLALIASVAGDVLLAMPIENSFIKGLSAFLSAHLIFIGLYIKNKQAWSDISRLRKQIMLVLWIIAVASTALLYPYLGDMLIPVLAYTFVLTSMASAALMSRFSPMLVGTGAILFLISDAVLGARQFLSVPEYFGHIVWGTYYFAQLFMTLGIMLTDERRTHYGGYRFD, translated from the coding sequence ATGTACAATAAGAAATTAAGTCCGCTTAGAGAGAGCATTAGCCAGTTTTTCATACTAGCTTCATTTGTCGTAGCACTCGTCTACGGCGGCCAATGGTATCCACAGGAAGATTGGTGGCCTGTTATCACAAAAGGGGCAACCGTAAGCCTGATATCACTCTTTGTAATTGTTCGAATGCAAACTGTTAATCACTTCCTTCTATTCCTTGCGCTCATTGCATCGGTTGCCGGTGATGTACTGCTTGCAATGCCTATTGAGAATAGTTTTATAAAAGGCCTTAGTGCGTTTCTCAGCGCTCATTTGATCTTCATTGGTTTATATATAAAGAACAAACAAGCGTGGAGCGATATTTCTCGTCTGCGCAAACAGATTATGCTCGTTCTCTGGATCATTGCCGTTGCCTCCACGGCACTTTTATACCCCTATCTCGGCGACATGCTTATACCAGTTCTTGCATACACATTTGTCCTAACGTCCATGGCAAGTGCCGCGTTAATGAGCCGTTTTTCCCCTATGCTTGTTGGTACAGGGGCTATTCTATTCCTCATTTCAGATGCTGTTCTGGGTGCTCGGCAATTCCTCAGTGTTCCTGAGTATTTTGGGCATATTGTTTGGGGGACATACTATTTTGCGCAGCTGTTCATGACACTTGGCATCATGCTTACAGATGAACGTAGAACACATTATGGAGGTTATCGATTTGACTAA
- a CDS encoding cation transporter: MGTHCCHNEVKFDGMDKAYKRMLILVAAINGFMFLVEMPMGFMGQSQALKADALDFLGDTLTYLISFAVIGQALALRAKAALAKGISLLLMGIWVLGSTIYTVFYLQQPAALIMGSVGLAALAANLLSVVLLMKYKDGDANVRSVWLCSRNDAIGNVMVLIAASGVWATNTGWPDLIVAGIMATLFISGAFTIIKQARGELAHAAEHSHSAAE, encoded by the coding sequence ATGGGCACGCATTGCTGCCACAACGAAGTGAAATTCGACGGCATGGATAAAGCATATAAACGTATGCTAATTCTGGTAGCCGCGATCAATGGCTTCATGTTCCTTGTAGAGATGCCTATGGGTTTTATGGGGCAGTCTCAAGCACTCAAAGCAGATGCGCTGGATTTCCTTGGCGACACCCTTACATATCTGATCTCTTTTGCCGTTATTGGACAGGCTCTGGCGCTGCGGGCAAAAGCGGCCCTGGCTAAAGGCATCAGCTTATTATTGATGGGAATATGGGTTCTTGGCTCTACCATCTACACTGTTTTTTACCTTCAACAACCAGCAGCCCTTATTATGGGTTCTGTTGGTTTGGCGGCTCTTGCAGCCAATTTGTTGAGTGTTGTGCTCCTAATGAAATACAAAGATGGTGATGCCAACGTTCGGTCTGTTTGGTTGTGTAGTCGGAACGATGCAATTGGTAATGTGATGGTACTAATAGCCGCCTCTGGTGTTTGGGCTACAAACACTGGGTGGCCGGATTTGATTGTTGCCGGCATCATGGCAACCTTATTTATTTCTGGTGCTTTCACCATTATTAAACAGGCCCGGGGCGAATTAGCCCATGCGGCAGAACATTCGCACTCAGCTGCTGAATAA
- the hemH gene encoding ferrochelatase, with the protein MKNEHPQINHGKIGVLLISLGTPDAPTYGAVRKYLAEFLSDPRVIEVPKLAWLPILYGPILTFRPMKSAKAYAKIWDYERMESPLRTYSRSQAEKMQDHFGDSLHVEWAFRYGTPSIETGLQALKEKGCDRIVLFALYPQYSATSTATAYDKAFDVLKSMRWQPSVRTVPAYYDETGYIEALAQTVDKSLGEIDWEPEHILASYHSIPNEYFEKGDPYPCQCRKTSRLLSEKLKLEQDKLVTSFQSRVGPTKWVGPYTDKTVEELAKSGVKKLAVLAPAFSSDCLETLEEINMELRETFLEAGGTHFHYIPCLNDTALGMKVLNSVTEKELAGWLK; encoded by the coding sequence ATGAAAAATGAACATCCTCAGATAAATCACGGAAAGATAGGCGTTTTATTGATTAGCTTAGGCACACCGGATGCGCCCACATATGGTGCAGTACGGAAGTATTTGGCTGAGTTTTTGTCTGATCCGCGAGTGATTGAAGTGCCGAAATTGGCGTGGTTACCTATACTTTATGGACCAATACTAACATTTCGGCCGATGAAATCTGCGAAAGCTTACGCTAAAATCTGGGATTATGAGCGTATGGAATCGCCGCTTCGAACCTATTCCCGGTCTCAGGCGGAAAAGATGCAAGATCATTTCGGGGATAGCCTTCATGTGGAGTGGGCATTTCGCTACGGTACGCCCTCTATCGAAACAGGTTTACAGGCGCTGAAAGAAAAAGGGTGCGACCGGATTGTTCTGTTTGCTCTCTATCCTCAATACAGCGCAACATCTACAGCAACAGCATATGATAAAGCCTTTGATGTTCTGAAAAGCATGCGGTGGCAGCCATCCGTGCGTACGGTACCAGCTTATTATGATGAGACTGGGTATATAGAAGCTTTGGCGCAGACAGTTGATAAAAGTTTGGGAGAGATTGACTGGGAGCCGGAGCATATTCTGGCTAGTTACCATTCAATCCCGAATGAGTATTTTGAAAAGGGTGATCCTTACCCTTGCCAGTGCCGGAAAACCAGCCGATTGCTCTCTGAGAAGTTGAAGCTTGAGCAAGACAAGCTTGTTACCAGTTTCCAGTCTCGTGTTGGACCAACAAAATGGGTGGGCCCTTACACAGATAAAACGGTTGAAGAACTGGCAAAATCTGGTGTGAAGAAGCTTGCCGTTCTGGCCCCGGCTTTTAGCTCAGATTGTCTTGAGACACTTGAGGAAATCAATATGGAGCTTCGGGAAACGTTTCTGGAAGCAGGCGGTACCCACTTCCATTATATTCCGTGCCTGAATGATACCGCGCTTGGTATGAAAGTACTCAACAGTGTTACAGAAAAAGAATTGGCTGGTTGGCTCAAGTAA
- a CDS encoding NTP transferase domain-containing protein — translation MGQQIKATALILAASRRGPADEVAKIQNLSHKCLVVIDGMVMLERVVREIKAAKDIDRVFVSIESRELLESVPALKEMLDAGEIHYLPSEDNLFLSVKGAAETIDNPWPLVISTGDNALHTSEMVDHFTAEIGAEPIDSAVAMTPSDVILKAYPDGKRAFHELKDGGWSSCNLYALMNEKALTAAKVFEGGGQFGKRPKRIMAAFGLWFMMLYKFRWATIHQLAGLLSRRWNMKLRVVRMPFADAPIDVDNPGDFVRTEEILQSRRAAQ, via the coding sequence ATGGGTCAACAGATTAAAGCCACTGCACTTATTCTTGCGGCAAGCCGCCGCGGGCCTGCTGATGAAGTGGCAAAAATTCAAAACCTCAGTCACAAATGCCTTGTTGTCATTGATGGTATGGTAATGCTTGAACGCGTTGTACGCGAAATCAAAGCCGCCAAAGATATTGACCGCGTCTTCGTTTCCATCGAAAGCCGTGAACTGCTTGAATCAGTACCTGCACTTAAAGAAATGCTGGATGCTGGTGAAATCCACTATCTGCCGAGTGAAGATAATTTATTCCTTTCTGTGAAAGGTGCTGCGGAGACCATCGACAATCCATGGCCGCTGGTGATTTCAACAGGCGACAACGCACTGCACACATCAGAGATGGTTGACCATTTCACCGCTGAGATTGGCGCTGAACCAATTGACAGCGCCGTAGCAATGACACCATCAGATGTAATCCTGAAAGCTTACCCAGACGGCAAGCGTGCATTCCACGAACTAAAAGATGGTGGTTGGTCCAGCTGTAACCTCTATGCTTTGATGAATGAAAAAGCACTCACTGCTGCCAAGGTATTTGAAGGTGGCGGCCAGTTTGGTAAGCGCCCCAAACGCATCATGGCAGCATTTGGCCTGTGGTTTATGATGCTTTATAAATTCCGCTGGGCAACTATCCATCAGCTTGCAGGCCTGCTTTCGCGCCGCTGGAACATGAAGCTTCGTGTGGTGCGCATGCCATTTGCCGATGCACCAATCGATGTAGACAATCCTGGGGATTTCGTACGCACAGAAGAGATTCTTCAATCTCGCCGTGCAGCGCAATAA
- the pip gene encoding prolyl aminopeptidase: MRADSTTTFRTLYPTIEPYSVQHLAVDGGHQIYVEQSGNPNGIPILFVHGGPGGGTSGIQRRFFNPKKFRIILFDQRGCGKSRPHASLENNTSWDLVADMEAIRKHLGVNRWSLFGGSWGSTLALLYAQAHPAQVDNLILRGIFLMRQRELDWFYQNGTRSIFPEAWDRFERVIPEEERGDMITAYYKRLTEVEYTEDQLIFAKEWSLWEGSTVTLMPDHEQRSHSIDPVFALAFARIEAHYFKHKGWLERDDQLLTDAKKLINIPTTIVQGRYDAICPPISAWDLSKAMPWAKLKMVPVAGHSAFEPAIQHELICATDAI, encoded by the coding sequence TTGCGCGCAGATAGCACGACCACATTCAGAACTCTGTACCCAACAATTGAGCCATATTCTGTACAGCATTTAGCTGTGGATGGTGGGCATCAGATTTACGTGGAGCAATCTGGCAACCCTAACGGTATACCGATCCTGTTTGTGCACGGCGGCCCTGGCGGCGGCACAAGTGGTATTCAGCGCCGCTTCTTCAATCCGAAAAAATTCCGTATCATTTTATTCGATCAACGGGGATGCGGTAAAAGCCGTCCTCATGCTTCTCTGGAAAATAACACCAGCTGGGATCTGGTTGCCGATATGGAGGCCATTCGTAAGCATTTAGGCGTTAATCGCTGGTCACTATTTGGTGGTTCATGGGGCAGCACCCTCGCACTGCTTTATGCGCAAGCACACCCCGCTCAGGTGGATAATCTTATCTTACGCGGTATTTTTCTGATGCGCCAAAGGGAACTGGACTGGTTCTACCAAAACGGGACACGTTCTATATTCCCTGAGGCCTGGGATCGTTTTGAACGCGTTATTCCGGAAGAAGAGCGCGGCGATATGATTACCGCATATTACAAACGCCTAACCGAAGTTGAATATACCGAAGATCAGTTAATTTTTGCAAAGGAATGGAGCCTTTGGGAAGGTAGTACAGTAACATTGATGCCTGATCATGAGCAGCGGTCCCATTCAATTGACCCCGTATTTGCATTAGCGTTTGCACGTATTGAGGCACACTATTTCAAACATAAAGGCTGGCTTGAACGCGACGATCAGCTTCTAACGGACGCAAAGAAACTGATAAATATTCCAACGACAATTGTTCAGGGCCGCTACGACGCAATATGCCCGCCGATCTCAGCTTGGGATCTATCAAAAGCAATGCCGTGGGCCAAACTGAAGATGGTACCCGTTGCAGGCCACTCTGCCTTTGAACCCGCCATTCAACATGAACTAATTTGCGCAACTGACGCTATTTAA
- the argB gene encoding acetylglutamate kinase, translating to MIIVDQDKKKLQKKASTLVEALPYLKKYAGDIFVIKYGGHAMGDDTLARQFAEDITLLKQVGIHPVIIHGGGPQIGKMLERLSIKTEFIDGLRVTCKATIEVAEMVLCGSICKSIVGDIQAAGGRAIGLSGKDDGMVMARKMERKKADPDSNIEKVIDLGFVGDPIEINTRIVEQAIEGGVIPVISPIAAGLDEHTYNVNADTMAGAIAGALDARRFFLLTDVPGVLNKDGEMLTELDREEINALVEEGTISGGMLPKVETCLKAAEKGVNGAVILDGRVKHAILLEIFTERGAGTLIRA from the coding sequence ATGATTATCGTGGACCAAGATAAAAAGAAACTTCAGAAAAAAGCTTCCACACTTGTTGAAGCACTCCCGTATCTTAAAAAATATGCTGGCGATATCTTCGTTATTAAATACGGTGGCCACGCAATGGGAGATGATACTCTGGCCCGACAATTCGCCGAAGATATCACTCTTCTGAAGCAAGTAGGTATCCACCCGGTAATCATCCACGGTGGTGGCCCACAAATTGGAAAGATGCTGGAACGCCTCTCAATCAAAACAGAGTTTATCGATGGTCTTCGTGTCACCTGTAAAGCAACAATTGAAGTTGCTGAGATGGTATTATGCGGCTCTATCTGTAAATCTATCGTCGGTGACATTCAGGCCGCTGGTGGGCGTGCTATTGGCCTTTCAGGTAAAGATGACGGCATGGTTATGGCCCGCAAGATGGAGCGTAAGAAAGCCGATCCAGATTCGAATATCGAAAAAGTAATTGACCTTGGTTTTGTTGGTGACCCTATCGAAATCAATACCCGCATTGTTGAACAGGCAATTGAGGGCGGCGTGATCCCGGTAATTTCACCAATCGCTGCAGGTCTTGATGAACACACATATAATGTAAATGCAGACACCATGGCTGGTGCTATCGCAGGCGCACTTGATGCTCGCCGTTTCTTCCTTCTTACTGATGTTCCGGGTGTACTGAATAAAGACGGTGAAATGCTCACAGAACTGGACCGTGAGGAAATCAACGCACTCGTTGAAGAGGGCACCATTTCAGGCGGCATGCTGCCCAAAGTTGAGACATGCCTGAAAGCGGCTGAAAAAGGTGTAAATGGTGCCGTCATTCTGGATGGCCGTGTGAAACATGCCATCCTGCTTGAAATTTTCACCGAACGCGGTGCGGGTACCCTGATCAGAGCTTAA
- a CDS encoding copper chaperone PCu(A)C, translating into MKSFLLTLLSSLFLFTSDLAAFDGDHSHGITIDQPWAPHTGRRTMSAAVYFKIHNNTHHADKLVGVETDLAEIAMLHRSYEDDGIMKMDHVEALEIPAGGYAALEPGSYHIMLMRLEQPLKRGEVFPLSLQFEKAGTVQVIVEITGVGGPK; encoded by the coding sequence ATGAAAAGTTTTCTACTCACACTTCTTTCAAGCCTTTTTCTCTTTACGAGTGATCTAGCAGCTTTTGATGGCGATCACTCCCACGGCATTACAATTGACCAACCGTGGGCACCACATACTGGCAGACGCACTATGTCTGCAGCGGTATACTTCAAAATCCACAACAACACACACCATGCTGACAAGCTGGTTGGTGTTGAAACTGATTTAGCTGAAATTGCAATGCTGCACCGTTCTTATGAAGATGATGGCATCATGAAAATGGATCATGTGGAAGCACTTGAAATACCTGCAGGTGGGTACGCAGCGCTAGAACCCGGCTCTTATCACATCATGCTGATGCGCCTCGAGCAACCACTAAAACGCGGCGAGGTTTTCCCTCTCAGCCTTCAATTTGAAAAAGCAGGCACAGTACAGGTTATCGTGGAAATCACTGGCGTTGGTGGGCCAAAGTAA
- a CDS encoding MFS transporter, which yields MDKPTPGFFGTKRFLPLFITQFLGAFNDNLFRSAIIMLITFGMAEQIGTAPAILNNVAIGLFILPYFIFSALAGQLADKYEKSGQIIWIKIWEVLLMLVGALGFYLGSLPMLIAVLAGLGLQSTFFGPIKYSILPELMNQKELLSANALIEAGTFIAILLGTIIGGLVATSEGGVLGVSVLTIIAALIGVFSGRLVPKTVPAAPDLKITKNIFASTRNQLKKAWSVDISRYSILGISWVWMYGSLYITQVPVVAKDHLQGDETVVTIFMACFTLGIGLGSMLCSKMLKGSISARLAKPALLGLLALGIALYLALPTVSESQKLLNITEFMQVPFNWFILALLLSTAALAGMIIVPMYAILQDKSDTSERSRMIAANNIVNSGFMAGGSIIATIIVAVGLTTTDVLLILALANLLLLRPAIKLHKTL from the coding sequence ATGGATAAGCCAACACCGGGCTTCTTCGGCACCAAACGGTTTTTGCCGCTGTTTATCACGCAATTCCTCGGCGCCTTTAACGACAATCTTTTTCGCTCAGCCATCATCATGCTTATCACCTTTGGCATGGCCGAACAAATTGGTACCGCCCCAGCAATCCTTAACAATGTAGCAATTGGGCTTTTCATCCTGCCCTATTTTATCTTCTCAGCACTTGCCGGACAGCTTGCGGATAAATACGAGAAATCAGGCCAGATTATCTGGATTAAAATTTGGGAAGTACTGTTGATGCTGGTTGGCGCTTTAGGCTTCTACCTCGGTAGTTTGCCTATGCTAATTGCAGTACTGGCGGGTCTTGGCCTTCAATCAACATTCTTTGGCCCCATTAAATACAGCATTCTTCCTGAATTGATGAATCAAAAAGAGCTATTGAGCGCCAACGCACTGATCGAGGCAGGAACCTTTATCGCCATTCTGCTTGGTACTATTATTGGCGGTTTGGTCGCCACAAGTGAAGGCGGGGTTTTGGGTGTCTCAGTTCTAACGATCATCGCAGCTCTTATTGGAGTGTTCTCAGGGAGACTGGTGCCAAAAACAGTTCCAGCAGCACCTGATCTGAAAATTACCAAAAATATTTTCGCATCAACCCGCAACCAACTGAAAAAAGCGTGGTCTGTTGATATCAGCCGTTATTCCATCTTAGGCATCAGTTGGGTATGGATGTATGGCTCGCTCTATATCACTCAAGTCCCAGTAGTCGCAAAAGACCACCTCCAGGGAGATGAAACGGTTGTCACGATCTTTATGGCTTGTTTTACACTGGGTATAGGCCTTGGCTCTATGCTGTGCAGTAAAATGTTGAAAGGTTCAATTTCCGCGCGGCTCGCTAAACCTGCTCTGCTTGGACTACTGGCTTTAGGAATAGCACTATACCTAGCTTTGCCAACCGTTAGTGAAAGCCAGAAGCTTCTGAACATAACAGAGTTTATGCAAGTACCTTTCAACTGGTTTATTCTAGCCTTATTACTCTCGACCGCAGCACTCGCTGGCATGATCATTGTACCCATGTATGCTATTCTGCAAGATAAGTCAGATACATCTGAACGGTCACGCATGATTGCTGCAAACAATATCGTAAACAGTGGATTCATGGCTGGTGGTTCAATAATTGCGACGATTATTGTTGCCGTAGGGTTAACGACCACCGATGTGCTCTTGATACTCGCGCTGGCAAACCTGCTACTTCTTCGCCCCGCGATAAAATTACATAAAACCCTTTAA
- a CDS encoding MlaE family lipid ABC transporter permease subunit — protein sequence MAEAIHRNDFICVESGTPSSVVHFSGAWIIDNAAAIDADMSNTLLKAGDQVVIDCSGLEQLDTTGAVLIRRFASRFEDKGVALLTGVKAEHKHLLDVVAAKPAPVETEPETLPWYLIPVAEAGHGFMNATASITRLISFIGLVLIRLFGTLLAPGRIRFIPLVHQMDAVGVKAMGIVGLISFLIGAVMVNQGSIQLAKFGADVFVIDMLGIIHLREMGVLLTSIIIAGRSGSAFTAQIGSMKLHEEVDAMKTLGMNPIDVLVLPRLMALMITLPLLTFYADMMGIAGGIAMSWAQLDISPGNFLVYFRDVIEFEHFIVGIIKAPFFAAVISACGCYQGLRVASSADVLGARTTKSVVTSIFLVIVLDALFAIFFTSVGI from the coding sequence ATGGCAGAGGCGATCCACAGAAATGATTTTATCTGTGTTGAAAGCGGCACACCCAGTTCCGTTGTGCACTTTTCTGGCGCATGGATTATTGATAATGCCGCTGCTATTGATGCTGATATGTCTAACACGCTTTTGAAAGCGGGTGATCAGGTGGTGATCGATTGCTCTGGCCTTGAACAGCTTGATACTACCGGGGCTGTTCTTATCCGACGTTTTGCTTCCCGGTTTGAAGATAAGGGCGTTGCGCTGCTTACAGGGGTGAAGGCAGAGCATAAACACCTGTTAGATGTGGTTGCAGCAAAGCCTGCGCCAGTGGAAACAGAACCTGAGACACTACCGTGGTATTTGATACCAGTTGCTGAAGCTGGGCACGGCTTCATGAATGCTACAGCTTCTATCACGCGACTTATCAGTTTTATTGGACTCGTGCTTATCAGGCTCTTTGGTACGCTTCTCGCTCCGGGCCGAATTCGTTTTATCCCACTCGTACACCAGATGGATGCGGTTGGTGTTAAGGCTATGGGGATCGTAGGACTTATTTCATTCCTTATCGGTGCAGTGATGGTGAACCAAGGCTCAATTCAACTTGCAAAGTTTGGCGCTGATGTCTTTGTCATTGATATGCTTGGAATTATTCATTTGCGTGAGATGGGAGTGCTCCTGACCTCCATTATCATTGCTGGCCGATCTGGTAGTGCTTTTACTGCGCAAATTGGTTCCATGAAACTTCATGAAGAAGTGGATGCAATGAAAACATTGGGGATGAACCCCATTGATGTTCTTGTGCTTCCGCGTTTGATGGCACTCATGATCACCCTGCCGCTTCTTACTTTCTATGCTGATATGATGGGAATTGCAGGCGGTATAGCGATGTCGTGGGCACAGCTCGATATCTCACCTGGGAATTTCCTCGTATATTTCCGAGACGTTATTGAATTTGAACATTTTATTGTTGGTATTATCAAAGCACCATTTTTTGCGGCTGTCATAAGCGCCTGTGGCTGCTATCAGGGGTTAAGGGTGGCAAGCAGTGCAGATGTACTTGGAGCTCGCACGACGAAAAGCGTTGTTACTTCTATTTTTCTTGTGATTGTGCTTGATGCATTATTTGCAATCTTCTTCACAAGTGTTGGGATTTAA